A genomic window from Quercus lobata isolate SW786 chromosome 10, ValleyOak3.0 Primary Assembly, whole genome shotgun sequence includes:
- the LOC115962482 gene encoding uncharacterized protein LOC115962482 isoform X1 produces the protein MSQTSIMLYSEMGLLKLPLVVLLCSVFSLLSFVALCDASELTVKFLKTPHAFSNLNSTTFVFEVLVGGSGACTNCNITCKLDDGFGRINASQCENGTVLCEGLQDGNHKFEICPNGTQGVGCSSYNWTVDTVPPTANITASTDFTNALNVSINISFSEPCTGGRGFVCSSVNACNLLVDGAGQVMPNSLKTLQPNLQYSVLVNLSSTAQYGRVILVMDKNFCTDSAGNKFERNKNSNFTLHFDRRSMVVNLTTHVPERQLDVNGETRLVRATNNCVKLRICLTFLVPVLNSSAEILKSLEPKILYSLPMSRGKLLPLNVSKDDPGHRRFEFMVAGCISGMAIVTIRIDENSIINRQGIPVSQADLITFLFDSLRPTVMLITPSDSLMPDIRLSTPPSLGPDVNLTTLYHMRTREHNISVWIKFMEPVVDFDHSKISITGGELVSFEGEQSKRKYAVVIRAFHDHDIVSVSVPENVTHDVAGNKNQASKILLVRPYSVPIISNVISTLATASFVATSIAAGLLTASTASLSSIGTFSPPFSSVSDPASNLFRMAGHIQVFALSRWLGVPLPVEYYEFSRGMKWSIPYFRLPWETGRIHLSAPANSHPIRSKIHDSGIFSGVQHKAIPKSKFLNADEYKELVKNSGPDPVSDGWEDFSRTMFWLAIIGGSLILLHCLLLAILKFRKQRQRGYGVLAFPRFEIFLVNLAVPSICEASAALIRGGTTSGIVVGILILVAVSFLLLDLLWFLSTGITFAKRVLYKEDNQVIQVGQGNPRIAQVTLGPGNEGRWTLNRKQNSDCLTMLVPLFEDLRGPILSIIAPDDEAGEGSGGTNLAPPSSAQSMSHSTSPSRIPPTRSSTVATPAVPLTSSTSAHTHGGYQIIARDDKNEEVEVSGGSVPTHAEASSIQNLFMQLRIYYTLIESLRRVLLGAMGGAYKNTWSSTIPVIILLCITSLQLFFLVLEKPFIKRRVQLVEIISVASEVCLFALFLVLVDKELSPKQETIVGVSMLVLFLMGFLPQIVNELYALRRQIKHLDTTEKRFRTGLRIASFGILLFFISQDSLEKIDFFGENEPNDIGGQGGEESTNDTGGQGGEESTNDTGGQRDEDTNATKRNRNSGRRNKNPKNKNRNRNRNLETTVPEK, from the exons TTTGAAGTTCTTGTGGGCGGGAGTGGCGCTTGCACCAATTGTAATATCACTTGCAAG TTGGATGATGgctttggccgcattaatgctTCTCAATGTGAAAATGGGACGGTTTTGTGTGAAGGCTTGCAGGATGGAAATCATAAATTTGAGATTTGCCCCAACGGGACTCAAGGAGTTGGCTGCAGTAGCTATAACTGGACTGTTG ATACAGTCCCACCAACGGCAAATATCACCGCCTCAACTGATTTCACAAATGCTCTGAATGTTTCTATTAATATATCTTTCAGTGAGCCCTGTACTGGTGGACGAGGTTTTGTATGTTCATCTGTGAATGCTTGCAAT CTTTTGGTCGATGGTGCTGGCCAAGTTATGCCAAACTCGCTCAAAACTCTACAGCCAAACCTCCAATATTCTGTCCTTGTGAATTTATCATCCACTGCTCAGTATGGGCGAGTGATTTTGGTAATGGATAAGAATTTTTGTACTGACAGTGCAGGGAACAAATTTGAAAGAAACAAGAATTCTAATTTCACTCTGCATTTCG ATAGACGAAGTATGGTTGTCAACTTAACTACTCATGTTCCCGAAAGGCAACTTGACGTTAATGGTGAAACTAGACTGGTGCGAGCAACTAATAATTGTGTTAAACTAAGGATCTGTTTGACCTTTCTAGTGCCAGTTCTCAACTCATCTgcagaaattttaaaatctctTGAAccgaaaattttatattctctCCCAATGAGTCGGGGCAAGCTTCTTCCTCTGAATGTCAGTAAAGATGATCCTGGGCATCGCAGATTTGAATTTATG GTTGCTGGATGTATATCTGGCATGGCTATAGTCACAATAAGAATTGATGAAAACTCTATAATAAACAGACAAGGGATTCCAGTTTCCCAAGCTGATCTTATTACTTTCCTATTTG ATTCTTTGAGGCCTACTGTAATGTTGATTACACCTTCAGATTCTCTGATGCCTGATATAAGGTTAAGTACACCCCCTTCTCTGGGGCCTGATGTAAATTTGACTACTCTGTACCACATGAGGACAAGAGAACACAACATCTCTGTGTGGATAAAATTCATGGAGCCTGTAGTTGACTTCGACCATTCTAAAATATCAATCACAGGAGGGGAATTAGTGAG CTTTGAAGGAGaacaaagtaaaagaaaatatgcTGTAGTGATAAGAGCATTCCATGACCACGATATTGTATCTGTCAGTGTTCCTGAAAATGTAACTCACGATGTTGCtggaaacaaaaatcaagcttCCAAAATTCTACTAGTAAGGCCAT ATTCTGTGCCCATAATATCTAATGTAATTTCTACGCTTGCAACTGCTTCATTTGTGGCGACATCTATTGCTGCCGGGCTGCTTACGGCTTCAACTGCAAGCCTTTCCTCTATTGGGACATTTTCTCCACCATTTTCTTCTGTTTCTGATCCTGCGAGTAATCTTTTT AGAATGGCAGGCCATATTCAGGTTTTTGCATTATCTAGATGGTTGGGAGTACCACTACCAGTGGAGTATTATGAATTTTCAAGGGGTATGAAATGGAGCATTCCCTACTTCAGGCTTCCCTGGGAAACTGGGCGCATTCACTTAAGTGCTCCTGCCAACTCACATCCCATCAGGTCTAAAATTCATGATTCAGGAATTTTCTCAGGTGTGCAGCATAAGGCTATTCCCAAATCCAAGTTTTTGAATGCAGATGAATATAAAGAACTCGTTAAG AATAGTGGACCAGACCCTGTTTCGGATGG GTGGGAGGATTTTAGTAGAACCATGTTTTGGTTAGCCATAATTGGTGGCAGTTTAATACTGCTGCATTGTTTACTCCTTGCCATCCTAAAATTCAGGAAGCAAAGGCAGAGGGGTTACGGAGTACTCGCATTCCCAAGATTTGAAATATTCCTTGTTAATCTTGCAGTGCCTAGTATTTGTGAGGCCTCTGCTGCTCTAATTAGAG GAGGAACGACATCAGGGATTGTAGTTGGCATTTTGATTCTGGTTGCTGTGTCTTTTCTACTACTGGACTTGCTCTGGTTCCTTTCTACCGGTATTACATTTGCAAAGCGAGTTCTATACAAAGAAGATAATCAAGTGATTCAAGTAGGACAGGGAAATCCCAGAATAGCCCAAGTAACTTTGGGTCCTGGTAATGAAGGCCGGTGGACATTGAACAGGAAACAAAACTCTGATTGCCTAACCATGTTAGTGCCTCTATTCGAAGATTTAAGAGGCCCCATTCTCTCTATCATTGCCCCTGATGATGAAGCTGGAGAGGGTTCTGGAGGCACTAACTTGGCTCCACCGAGTTCAGCACAAAGTATGTCCCATTCAACTAGTCCAAGTCGTATTCCCCCGACAAGATCAAGTACCGTAGCAACTCCGGCAGTCCCATTGACATCTAGCACAAGTGCTCATACACATGGTGGTTATCAGATCATTGCTCGTGATGACAAAAATGAAGAGGTTGAGGTTTCTGGGGGTAGTGTTCCTACACATGCAGAAGCATCTTCTATCCAAAATCTATTTATGCAACTTAGAATATACTACACATTGATTGAGTCTTTGAGACGCGTTTTGCTAGGGGCTATGGGAGGTGCCTATAAGAATACTTGGTCTTCTACGATTCCCGTTATAATCTTGTTATGCATCACTTCTTTGCAGCTCTTCTTCCTTGTTCTCGAGAAGCCATTTATTAAGAGACGAGTTCAATTGGTTGAGATAATCTCAGTTGCCAGTGAAGTATGTTTATTTGCTCTCTTTTTGGTTCTCGTGGACAAGGAATTGTCACCCAAGCAAGAGACTATAGTTGGAGTGTCCATGCTTGTACTTTTCCTGATGGGATTTTTACCACAGATTGTGAATGAATTGTATGCTTTGCGCAGACAGATAAAGCACCTAGACACAACTGAAAAGCGTTTTCGAACCGGTTTGAGGATAGCTTCATTTGGAATTCTTCTGTTTTTCATCTCACAGGATTCTTTGGAAAAGATAGATTTTTTTGGGGAGAATGAGCCTAATGACATTGGTGGTCAAGGGGGTGAAGAGTCGACTAATGACACTGGTGGCCAAGGGGGTGAAGAGTCAACTAATGACACTGGTGGCCAAAGGGATGAAGATACTAATGCAACTAAAAGGAACAGGAACTCTGGGAGAAGGAACAAGAACCCTAAGAACAAGAATAGGAATAGGAACAGGAACTTAGAAACTACTGTGCCAGAAAAATGA
- the LOC115962482 gene encoding uncharacterized protein LOC115962482 isoform X2, whose translation MPNSLKTLQPNLQYSVLVNLSSTAQYGRVILVMDKNFCTDSAGNKFERNKNSNFTLHFDRRSMVVNLTTHVPERQLDVNGETRLVRATNNCVKLRICLTFLVPVLNSSAEILKSLEPKILYSLPMSRGKLLPLNVSKDDPGHRRFEFMVAGCISGMAIVTIRIDENSIINRQGIPVSQADLITFLFDSLRPTVMLITPSDSLMPDIRLSTPPSLGPDVNLTTLYHMRTREHNISVWIKFMEPVVDFDHSKISITGGELVSFEGEQSKRKYAVVIRAFHDHDIVSVSVPENVTHDVAGNKNQASKILLVRPYSVPIISNVISTLATASFVATSIAAGLLTASTASLSSIGTFSPPFSSVSDPASNLFRMAGHIQVFALSRWLGVPLPVEYYEFSRGMKWSIPYFRLPWETGRIHLSAPANSHPIRSKIHDSGIFSGVQHKAIPKSKFLNADEYKELVKNSGPDPVSDGWEDFSRTMFWLAIIGGSLILLHCLLLAILKFRKQRQRGYGVLAFPRFEIFLVNLAVPSICEASAALIRGGTTSGIVVGILILVAVSFLLLDLLWFLSTGITFAKRVLYKEDNQVIQVGQGNPRIAQVTLGPGNEGRWTLNRKQNSDCLTMLVPLFEDLRGPILSIIAPDDEAGEGSGGTNLAPPSSAQSMSHSTSPSRIPPTRSSTVATPAVPLTSSTSAHTHGGYQIIARDDKNEEVEVSGGSVPTHAEASSIQNLFMQLRIYYTLIESLRRVLLGAMGGAYKNTWSSTIPVIILLCITSLQLFFLVLEKPFIKRRVQLVEIISVASEVCLFALFLVLVDKELSPKQETIVGVSMLVLFLMGFLPQIVNELYALRRQIKHLDTTEKRFRTGLRIASFGILLFFISQDSLEKIDFFGENEPNDIGGQGGEESTNDTGGQGGEESTNDTGGQRDEDTNATKRNRNSGRRNKNPKNKNRNRNRNLETTVPEK comes from the exons ATGCCAAACTCGCTCAAAACTCTACAGCCAAACCTCCAATATTCTGTCCTTGTGAATTTATCATCCACTGCTCAGTATGGGCGAGTGATTTTGGTAATGGATAAGAATTTTTGTACTGACAGTGCAGGGAACAAATTTGAAAGAAACAAGAATTCTAATTTCACTCTGCATTTCG ATAGACGAAGTATGGTTGTCAACTTAACTACTCATGTTCCCGAAAGGCAACTTGACGTTAATGGTGAAACTAGACTGGTGCGAGCAACTAATAATTGTGTTAAACTAAGGATCTGTTTGACCTTTCTAGTGCCAGTTCTCAACTCATCTgcagaaattttaaaatctctTGAAccgaaaattttatattctctCCCAATGAGTCGGGGCAAGCTTCTTCCTCTGAATGTCAGTAAAGATGATCCTGGGCATCGCAGATTTGAATTTATG GTTGCTGGATGTATATCTGGCATGGCTATAGTCACAATAAGAATTGATGAAAACTCTATAATAAACAGACAAGGGATTCCAGTTTCCCAAGCTGATCTTATTACTTTCCTATTTG ATTCTTTGAGGCCTACTGTAATGTTGATTACACCTTCAGATTCTCTGATGCCTGATATAAGGTTAAGTACACCCCCTTCTCTGGGGCCTGATGTAAATTTGACTACTCTGTACCACATGAGGACAAGAGAACACAACATCTCTGTGTGGATAAAATTCATGGAGCCTGTAGTTGACTTCGACCATTCTAAAATATCAATCACAGGAGGGGAATTAGTGAG CTTTGAAGGAGaacaaagtaaaagaaaatatgcTGTAGTGATAAGAGCATTCCATGACCACGATATTGTATCTGTCAGTGTTCCTGAAAATGTAACTCACGATGTTGCtggaaacaaaaatcaagcttCCAAAATTCTACTAGTAAGGCCAT ATTCTGTGCCCATAATATCTAATGTAATTTCTACGCTTGCAACTGCTTCATTTGTGGCGACATCTATTGCTGCCGGGCTGCTTACGGCTTCAACTGCAAGCCTTTCCTCTATTGGGACATTTTCTCCACCATTTTCTTCTGTTTCTGATCCTGCGAGTAATCTTTTT AGAATGGCAGGCCATATTCAGGTTTTTGCATTATCTAGATGGTTGGGAGTACCACTACCAGTGGAGTATTATGAATTTTCAAGGGGTATGAAATGGAGCATTCCCTACTTCAGGCTTCCCTGGGAAACTGGGCGCATTCACTTAAGTGCTCCTGCCAACTCACATCCCATCAGGTCTAAAATTCATGATTCAGGAATTTTCTCAGGTGTGCAGCATAAGGCTATTCCCAAATCCAAGTTTTTGAATGCAGATGAATATAAAGAACTCGTTAAG AATAGTGGACCAGACCCTGTTTCGGATGG GTGGGAGGATTTTAGTAGAACCATGTTTTGGTTAGCCATAATTGGTGGCAGTTTAATACTGCTGCATTGTTTACTCCTTGCCATCCTAAAATTCAGGAAGCAAAGGCAGAGGGGTTACGGAGTACTCGCATTCCCAAGATTTGAAATATTCCTTGTTAATCTTGCAGTGCCTAGTATTTGTGAGGCCTCTGCTGCTCTAATTAGAG GAGGAACGACATCAGGGATTGTAGTTGGCATTTTGATTCTGGTTGCTGTGTCTTTTCTACTACTGGACTTGCTCTGGTTCCTTTCTACCGGTATTACATTTGCAAAGCGAGTTCTATACAAAGAAGATAATCAAGTGATTCAAGTAGGACAGGGAAATCCCAGAATAGCCCAAGTAACTTTGGGTCCTGGTAATGAAGGCCGGTGGACATTGAACAGGAAACAAAACTCTGATTGCCTAACCATGTTAGTGCCTCTATTCGAAGATTTAAGAGGCCCCATTCTCTCTATCATTGCCCCTGATGATGAAGCTGGAGAGGGTTCTGGAGGCACTAACTTGGCTCCACCGAGTTCAGCACAAAGTATGTCCCATTCAACTAGTCCAAGTCGTATTCCCCCGACAAGATCAAGTACCGTAGCAACTCCGGCAGTCCCATTGACATCTAGCACAAGTGCTCATACACATGGTGGTTATCAGATCATTGCTCGTGATGACAAAAATGAAGAGGTTGAGGTTTCTGGGGGTAGTGTTCCTACACATGCAGAAGCATCTTCTATCCAAAATCTATTTATGCAACTTAGAATATACTACACATTGATTGAGTCTTTGAGACGCGTTTTGCTAGGGGCTATGGGAGGTGCCTATAAGAATACTTGGTCTTCTACGATTCCCGTTATAATCTTGTTATGCATCACTTCTTTGCAGCTCTTCTTCCTTGTTCTCGAGAAGCCATTTATTAAGAGACGAGTTCAATTGGTTGAGATAATCTCAGTTGCCAGTGAAGTATGTTTATTTGCTCTCTTTTTGGTTCTCGTGGACAAGGAATTGTCACCCAAGCAAGAGACTATAGTTGGAGTGTCCATGCTTGTACTTTTCCTGATGGGATTTTTACCACAGATTGTGAATGAATTGTATGCTTTGCGCAGACAGATAAAGCACCTAGACACAACTGAAAAGCGTTTTCGAACCGGTTTGAGGATAGCTTCATTTGGAATTCTTCTGTTTTTCATCTCACAGGATTCTTTGGAAAAGATAGATTTTTTTGGGGAGAATGAGCCTAATGACATTGGTGGTCAAGGGGGTGAAGAGTCGACTAATGACACTGGTGGCCAAGGGGGTGAAGAGTCAACTAATGACACTGGTGGCCAAAGGGATGAAGATACTAATGCAACTAAAAGGAACAGGAACTCTGGGAGAAGGAACAAGAACCCTAAGAACAAGAATAGGAATAGGAACAGGAACTTAGAAACTACTGTGCCAGAAAAATGA